TCTCACGGCTGGTAAGGTTGTCTATCGCTACTCCGGCAGCGGGAACGCTTGGAGTGCGATTTCAGGTGCAGAGGTCATCTCACTCAGCACGACGCCCGACGGAGGCGTCTTTTGCCTGACTCAGGGAAAATTGGTCTATCGCTACAACGGCGCCGGCAATAGCTGGACGCCCATCTCCGGTGCGGAAGTCATTACCTTGACGACCACGGCCGACGGCAGCTTGTATTGCCTCACGACTGGCAAGATTGTCTACCGTTACACCGGCAACAGTAATATTTGGAATGCGATTTCTGGTGCCGAAGTCACCTCGCTAGGCGTATCGCCGGATGGCGGGCTCTATTGCCTAACCGTGAGCAAAGTGGCTTATCGCTACACGGGAATCTCCAACGCCTGGAATAGTTTGCCCTTGGCCACTACCGATGGTGGGAGACTCACCATTCGTGGGAGCGAAGGCAATGACACCATCACCGTCTCTCCACTGTCGGCGGGTCGTATTTTGGTTTCCGGAATCGCTGGCAGTCTGTCCGGCGAGTGGAGCACGGCTGGAATTACCAGCATTCAAATCGAAGGGCTTGGCGGCGATGACACGATCGTTAACCAAGGCGGAACCGTGCCGGTTGTAGCTCATGGTGGCGTGGGAAACGACCGCTTAGCGGGCTCCCACGCACTGGACGCGCTCTACGGTGATGAGGGAAGCGACTTGATCGAGGGGAGCAGCGGCGTCGATGGAATTTATGTCAGCAACAATGTGCTGTACGTGATTGGTACACCTGGTGACGACACACTCGAGTTTCACCGCAACAATGGCCGCGTAATCATCCGTGGTCACCGGCCCGACCTAGGGCTGCATACGGATCTAACACGCAACTGGCCGACGCCGACCCGTGTGGAGGTTTTGGGATTGAATGGCAATGACACGATCACGAATGTTTCGGTGCTTTCGCCGGTCATCATCAAAGGAGGCGACGGCAACGATTTTCTCCGCGGCCTGAACCCGACGGATGGTCTGTATGGCGAAGAGGGGAACGATACGCTCGACGGCAGTGCAGCCTTCGACATACTGGCTTCGAACGACGGCGTCCTATTCGCTGCCGGCACTCCCGGCAACGACATCCTCACTGTTGCTCAGAACGATGGCTATATCCTGCTCCGCGGGGCAGGGAAGGAAGTGACTCGTAAATGGGCTTATAAGCCATTGCCGGGAGTGACCGAGGTGTATCGCGTGGAAGTGAGTGGCCTCGGAGGCAATGACACGATCACCAGCATCGCAACGGAATTTGGAATTACTGCTCGCGGTGGCGCGGGAAATGACCGGCTTACGGGTGGAGATGGTGATGATCGACTGGCGGGCGGCGTCGGAAACGACCTATTGATTGGCCGCCTCGGTAATGACACTTATGTCTTCGAGGACGAAGCGACACCTTTCGAAGTTGACACTATCGTCGAACTTGTTGGCATTGCAAACGGCATAGACACGCTCGAGTTTAGTGACGTGTCGCGCGATCTGTTCGTCTCTCTGCGGGTGAACGGTACGATTTCGACCGAATCTCTGCGGATCATAAATGGTATTGGAGGAGCATTTGAGCGGGTCATTGGCGGTTCCGGGAATGATGTACTCCACGGGAGTGAACAGCCCGACTTTCTATACGGAGGCGACGGAAATGACACGATTTATGGATACGATAGTGATGACATCTTATTGGGTGGATTCGGAAGCGATTGTTTATATGGTGGGCAGCACAATGATGTTATAGACGGAGGCTTTGGCTACGACATCATCTGCGATACTGAAGGGGCAAACTTGTTCTTCGCTGATTTAGTCATCCAGGCCGCTCAAATCCGCAATGGCACCGCGATCGTCACTACCTCTGCCGACACCGTTATTACAGGAAGCTCAGACACGGCAAAGAATGTTATTGTGGCACGTTCCGAATCGGCGGTGGGAACGAGCTTCGAAGGGGGCTCTCCCAAGGTCGGTCCCAGCGATGGTGCAATTGTCGTAACAAAGACATTGAAATATGTTACGGCCGGCACGGTCATCGGTGGTATCATTGGCGGAGTCATCGGTACAATCGCTTGGGGGCCTGGCCCTGGTACGGCGGCTGGTGTCCTCGCCGGTGCCAAATGGGGTGCATTTACGGGGGCGGCGATAGGTATTGGAGAGGGAATCTGTGATTTGATCGCCAGCATATTTTAACTCATGATTTGCATTAAAATCATTACGTTACTCCCCAGGCACTCGTTTCAACTTGCTTGAGGCTAACTTACTGGCGGCCACCAGACGGCAGCATAATAGGCAACCGCTACTGGAATTTACTTCACTGCATTCCGGCTTCGATGTGCAATCTTAAGCGTTTAAACTCGCCCATCATCCCTGGTGCAGGTTCTCCTTGGCCGTGAGCAGGATGAGGTCGCGGATCTGCTCCGGTGTGTTCGGCCGGCCCCGCTTCCGCTTCTTCGGTTTCTGCTTCTTCTCGGCACGGATCCAGCCCAGGATGGTGGACGGCGCCACGATCGTCGTCAGCTGCCTCAGGACCTTGCCGCCGAGCTTCTGGGCAAACTTGACCAAGCGATTTCGTTCCTTGAGGGTGACCGTGATGCGTTTCGGCAACTTTGACCGGAGAATCTGGTTCTCGACCTTCAGATATTTGATCTGGCGGGCCAGTTCTTTCTGCGTGGAGCCGGCGATCACGAGCAGCAGGGACCGAAAGACGTTGGTCATCGAATTATACGCATCCCAGGTTGAAATAGCGCGCATCCTATTGCGCCAGCGCAG
Above is a window of Anatilimnocola aggregata DNA encoding:
- a CDS encoding tectonin domain-containing protein translates to MPRHKHRSSKTFRRLGNGVELLERREVMASAISAALTQSVLVIEGTPGNDSIRVRQMNGQISVEGVAGSWSAGQVTAIRVAALDGNDLVDLSSGLSGQQKLNVPAYVDGGLGDDSVVGTNAKDELVGGGGNDWLLGGLGSDILRGGAGTDRLFGQNADDTLLEGEMSAQVISTGISADGKIYVLRDDGVVERVGFGAIGTGIKSLGVAPDGVVYGLMQNQIVYRYAIGTNSWSSISGAEVTSLSVAANGAVYCLTSSKIVYRYTGMNNRWDAISGAEVTSLQVAADNNVYCLTTGKIVYRYSGTGNSWTAITGAEVTSFSIAANGTVYCLTAGKVVYRYSGSGNAWSAISGAEVISLSTTPDGGVFCLTQGKLVYRYNGAGNSWTPISGAEVITLTTTADGSLYCLTTGKIVYRYTGNSNIWNAISGAEVTSLGVSPDGGLYCLTVSKVAYRYTGISNAWNSLPLATTDGGRLTIRGSEGNDTITVSPLSAGRILVSGIAGSLSGEWSTAGITSIQIEGLGGDDTIVNQGGTVPVVAHGGVGNDRLAGSHALDALYGDEGSDLIEGSSGVDGIYVSNNVLYVIGTPGDDTLEFHRNNGRVIIRGHRPDLGLHTDLTRNWPTPTRVEVLGLNGNDTITNVSVLSPVIIKGGDGNDFLRGLNPTDGLYGEEGNDTLDGSAAFDILASNDGVLFAAGTPGNDILTVAQNDGYILLRGAGKEVTRKWAYKPLPGVTEVYRVEVSGLGGNDTITSIATEFGITARGGAGNDRLTGGDGDDRLAGGVGNDLLIGRLGNDTYVFEDEATPFEVDTIVELVGIANGIDTLEFSDVSRDLFVSLRVNGTISTESLRIINGIGGAFERVIGGSGNDVLHGSEQPDFLYGGDGNDTIYGYDSDDILLGGFGSDCLYGGQHNDVIDGGFGYDIICDTEGANLFFADLVIQAAQIRNGTAIVTTSADTVITGSSDTAKNVIVARSESAVGTSFEGGSPKVGPSDGAIVVTKTLKYVTAGTVIGGIIGGVIGTIAWGPGPGTAAGVLAGAKWGAFTGAAIGIGEGICDLIASIF